The DNA sequence CCGGGTTCATCAATGATGATGAGAAAATGCGCAGACTGATTCTTGGATGATCAGGCTCTGACCAGAACACAATGAGCTGCTTTTAAGTGTGACAGGGAGGTATCCGAGTGATAGTTATCGATGGATCAGAGGGTGAGGGTGGAGGAGCTGTTGTGAGGGTCTCCACAGCACTCGCGGCGGTGACCTCCAGGAGTGTAAGGGTATACAATATCAGGGCCAGGAGGTCGAGGAGTGGATTATCACACCAGCACCTCACAGCAGTGAGGGCCGTTGCCAGGATAAGCAACGGGACACTGAGGGGTGATGAGCTCGGGTCAATGGAACTTGAATTCTCCCCCGGCAGGGTGACGGGCGGGACATTTAACTTCGATGTTAAAACGGCCGGAAGCACGGGTCTGGTCCTGCAGGCCATCATGGTCGCTGCTGCAGCCTCCGAAGGTGAAATTGATGTAACGGTCTCAGGGGGAACCGATGTCCTGTGGGCACCAACCTGTGACTACCTGAGGGAGGTAACGATCCCGGTCCTGGAGATGATGGGGTACAGTGCCAGGATTGAAATCATCAGGAGGGGTTATTACCCTGAGGGCGGGGGCAGGGTTCATGCAATCATTGAACCATCTGAACTCAGACCCATCACCCTTGAGGAGTCAGAGATCCATGCTGTGAGGGGCATATCCCATTCCAGGAACCTTCCGGTTCACGTGGCAGAGAGACAGGCTGAATCAGCCATGAAGATCCTCAGGGGGGCAGGTCTCGATGTTGATATAATGGTCGAGGATGCATCAGGTCCGGTGGGGAGAGGTTCAGGCATAACACTATGGGCTGAGGGTAATACACGGCTCGGAGCAGTATCCCTTGGAAAACCGGGTAAGAGGGCTGAGAAAGTCGGTTCAGAGGCTGCAAGGGAACTTTTAGGCTTCATAGAATCGGGGAGCCCCCTCGATAGATACATGGGCGACCAGATAATCCCCTACATGGCTCTCACTGGAGATTCGAGGGTTAGAACCTGTGAGCTCACACTCCACGCCGAGACCAACATAATCCTTTCAGAAAAAATAACCGGTAGAAGGTTCCGGGTTGAGGGTGAACGTGGAGGCCCGGCAACCATAGAGGTCCTTTAATTTTTTTATCTGACAGTAAAAACAAATTTAAGGAACAGACCCTCAAAGGGTCAGATTATCTGTGTATACACTCCCCTGAGATGACCTTGCGCAGTGTGCCGTCATCAAGTTCAAGGATCAGCGCCCCCTCACTGTTTATACCAACAGCATCTCCATGGACGATTTCACCCAGCTGTTTTCTTATCTCAACACGTCTCCCGATTGTCTTTGAGAGTTTTCTCCATTCCGTCAGGATTTCATCCATCTTCCCATCCTTGAAGGAGTTATATGTCTCCTCGAAGTTCCTCAGGAATCTTGCTATGAGTTCACTGGACTTTATATCCCTTTTCAGTTCATTTTTAATCGAGGTTGCCCCCTCCCTGAGGTCATCAGGGAAGTGGCTGATATCAACGTTGGTGTCTATCCCAACACCGACAACCACGTACTCAAGGGTGTTGAACCTGGCATGGGCCTCTGTGAGTATCCCGCACACCTTTTTATCCCCTATAAGTATGTCGTTGGGCCATTTTATTCCAACGTCGAGGCCGCATTCATCCCTGAGGGTTCTGGCCACTGCAACGCCGGCCACGAGTGTTAGGAGGGGTGCCCTTGATGGGTGCACTTCGGGTCTGAGGATGATCGACATCCATATCCCTCCCTGGGGGGATATCCAGGGTTTACCCCTTCTTCCCCTCCCACGGGACTGGGTCTTTGCAATGACGACGGTGCCTTCAGTGGCGCCATCCTCAGCCATCCTCTTTGCGACGTTGTTTGTTGAGTCTACCTCATCAAAGCATTTTATTTCATGGCCTATGTATTCTGTATCCACCTCAACCTCGCATGGGTCATAATCTTCAACCATACCATCACCCCCTCCTTGAATGCATGTAGGTTCCTATCGCCGCTGATATGGCGGCAACCTTCTTTGATGGGAGAAATGTTGACTGGAGACGTTCAACCATCTCCTGGTCCTCCTTAACGATTTTTCGCATCTCGGCGTCTATACCCCTTCTGTATTCGTCAACGAAGTGTGTATGGAGTTCGCCTCGCCTGAATGCCTCGTTCCTCATTATGGCCTTGTGGAAGGGTATGGTGGTTTTAACCCCCAGTATTATGTACTCACTGAGGGCCCTCTTCATCCGGTTTATGGCCTCCTGGCGGTCCATACCCCACACTATGAGTTTTGATATCATGGAATCATAGAAGGGGGGTATCTCATAGTTCATGTAAACGCCGCTGTCAACCCTCACACCTATACCCCCTGGGGATCTGTAACCTGTGATCTTACCGGGGTTTGGCGCGAAATCTGCAAGGGGGTTCTCTGCGTTTATACGGCACTCGATGGCATGCCCCCTGATGTTTATATCCTTCTGGGTGAAGCGAAGTTCCTCTCCGGAGGCGACCCTTATCTGTTCCTTGACAAGGTCGACTCCTGTGATAACCTCTGTTATGGGATGTTCCACCTGTATCCTGGTGTTCATCTCAAGGAAGTAGAAGTCCCCGTTGGAGTAAAGGAACTCAACTGTACCTGCGTTTTCATAGCCTATATATTCAGCGGCCTTAACTGCAGCGGATCCCATCCTCTCCCTGAGTTCCGGTGTCATTATGGGGGACGGTGCCTCCTCTATCAGTTTCTGGTGCCTCCTCTGTATCGAGCACTCCCTGTCTGCAAGGTGTATCACGTTGCCTGATTCATCTGCCATGACCTGGAATTCGATGTGCCGTGGCCTTTCAAGGTACTTCTCGATGTACACGGTGGGGTCCCCGAAGGCTGATGCAGCCACCGACTGGGTGGACTCCATGGCCCTTATGAGTTCATCCTCCTCGTAGACAGCCCGCATACCGATCCCGCCCCCGCCTGCAGATGCCTTTATAATGACGGGGTAACCTATGGAATCAGCTATCCTGGCGGCTTCATCAGGGTCACTGACGCCCTGATCGGTACCGGGGATCACGGGTACACCGGCCTTCTTCATGAGCTTCTTTGAGGTTATTTTATCCCCCATGGCCTCTATAACTGAGCCCTTGGGACCTATGAGTTTGATTCCCTGTTTTTCACATTCCTCTCCGAGGCGGGGGTTCTCTGCGAGGAAACCGTAGCCCGGGTGGATGGCTTCGGCGCCTGCCTTCTCGGCCACCTCCAGTATCCTGTCGATCCTGAGGTAGCTCTGTGATGGGGCTGGTTTTCCTATC is a window from the Methanothermobacter thermautotrophicus str. Delta H genome containing:
- the rtcA gene encoding RNA 3'-terminal phosphate cyclase, translating into MIVIDGSEGEGGGAVVRVSTALAAVTSRSVRVYNIRARRSRSGLSHQHLTAVRAVARISNGTLRGDELGSMELEFSPGRVTGGTFNFDVKTAGSTGLVLQAIMVAAAASEGEIDVTVSGGTDVLWAPTCDYLREVTIPVLEMMGYSARIEIIRRGYYPEGGGRVHAIIEPSELRPITLEESEIHAVRGISHSRNLPVHVAERQAESAMKILRGAGLDVDIMVEDASGPVGRGSGITLWAEGNTRLGAVSLGKPGKRAEKVGSEAARELLGFIESGSPLDRYMGDQIIPYMALTGDSRVRTCELTLHAETNIILSEKITGRRFRVEGERGGPATIEVL
- a CDS encoding biotin--[acetyl-CoA-carboxylase] ligase: MVEDYDPCEVEVDTEYIGHEIKCFDEVDSTNNVAKRMAEDGATEGTVVIAKTQSRGRGRRGKPWISPQGGIWMSIILRPEVHPSRAPLLTLVAGVAVARTLRDECGLDVGIKWPNDILIGDKKVCGILTEAHARFNTLEYVVVGVGIDTNVDISHFPDDLREGATSIKNELKRDIKSSELIARFLRNFEETYNSFKDGKMDEILTEWRKLSKTIGRRVEIRKQLGEIVHGDAVGINSEGALILELDDGTLRKVISGECIHR
- a CDS encoding acetyl-CoA carboxylase biotin carboxylase subunit: MFSKILVANRGEIAIRVMRACRELGIKSVAVYSEADKNALFTRYADEAYEIGKPAPSQSYLRIDRILEVAEKAGAEAIHPGYGFLAENPRLGEECEKQGIKLIGPKGSVIEAMGDKITSKKLMKKAGVPVIPGTDQGVSDPDEAARIADSIGYPVIIKASAGGGGIGMRAVYEEDELIRAMESTQSVAASAFGDPTVYIEKYLERPRHIEFQVMADESGNVIHLADRECSIQRRHQKLIEEAPSPIMTPELRERMGSAAVKAAEYIGYENAGTVEFLYSNGDFYFLEMNTRIQVEHPITEVITGVDLVKEQIRVASGEELRFTQKDINIRGHAIECRINAENPLADFAPNPGKITGYRSPGGIGVRVDSGVYMNYEIPPFYDSMISKLIVWGMDRQEAINRMKRALSEYIILGVKTTIPFHKAIMRNEAFRRGELHTHFVDEYRRGIDAEMRKIVKEDQEMVERLQSTFLPSKKVAAISAAIGTYMHSRRG